The genomic stretch CAGCAAGACAGGCGGTTCGCTGGCGGATATCAACCCCAACGACATCGAGAGTATCGAGATTCTGAAAGATGCATCGGCGGTGGCGATTTACGGAACCAACGGGGCTAATGGGGTTATTCTGGTGACGACCAAACGCGGTACAACCGGCAAACCAACCATCCGATACAGTAACTACGTCGGCGTCGAAAACTTTTCCAACGTACTGACACCCCGTACCGGCCCTGAATACGCGCAGAAATACGCCGACTGGCTGTCGCAGACGAATCAGAAGCAGGTGAACCCGGTGCCAAACTTTGGAGAGTTGCCCAACTACAACGCGGGCATCACGACCGATTGGTTTAAAGAAGCTACGCAAACAGGTGTCTTGCAGGATCACAACCTGAGCATTTCGGGCGGTACCGACAAGGTGCGCTACTTTATTTCGGGTGAATTCCTCGATCAGAAAGGCGTTATCAAAGGCTACCAGTACAAGCGGGCCAGCTTCCGCTCAAACCTGGATGTCAACCTGACGGATTACCTGTCCGTGGGAACGTCCCTGTTCATCGCCAACAATAACCGGGATGGCGGGCGGTCCAACTTTTTGTTTGCCACGGCGATGAGTCCGTACGGTCAGCTTTACAACACCAACGGTACCTACGCGATCTACCCGATGTACCCGGAGTTGCTGTATACCAACCCGATGCTGGGGCTGGTGACCCAACGCGTTGACCGGAACACGAACCTGAACGGAAACGGCTACCTCGAACTAAAGCTGCCGGGCAAACTGACCGGGTTGAAGTACCGGCTTAACATGGGGTACTCTTTTATTCCATCTCGTACGGGGAGCTACGTCGGTCGCGCTGCCAACGACCTGCTGGGTACCGCCAATACGTTTTATTCGGAAACCAACAGCTACACCATCGAAAACATCCTGTCGTACGCGAAAGACTGGGACAAACACCATTTCGATTTTACGGGGCTGTACAGCGCGCAACAACGCCGATACAGTGAATCACGGGCCAATGCCGTTGGCTTCGTCAACGACGAACTGGGCTTCGACAATCTGGGGGCTGGCGCTACGCAGACGAGCGGTTCGTACGCAGATCAGTACCGACTGAATTCGCAGATGGGCCGAATCAACTATAACTACGACAGCCGCTACCTGCTAACGGTGACGGCCCGGCGTGACGGTTCATCTGTCTTCGGAGCCAATACCAGCAAGTTCGGGCTGTTTCCATCGGTCGCGCTGGGATGGAATATCAGCAACGAAGGCTTTATGAAAAACATGCGGGGTATATCAAACCTGAAGCTACGGTTCTCTTACGGGAAGGCAGGCAATGAAGCGATCAGCGTGTATCGGACTATTACGACGAGCAACACGGTTCGGTCACCCTTCAATGGCGTCAGTACCATTGGTGCGGTGGCAGGTAACCTAGGTAACGCTAATCTGCAATGGGAAACCACACTCAGCCGCAACCTGGGAATCGACTTCGGTTTTATCAACAATCGCATCAACGGAAGCATCGACGTTTACCAGAACAACACCGAAGGACTGCTATTGCTACGGAGCCTGCCGATTATCACCGGCTATCAAAATGTATTCGACAACCTGGGCGAAACGTCCAATAAGGGTATCGAGCTAACGCTAAATACGCGTAACCTGGTGAAAGGACCGCTGAAATGGGAAAGTACGGTTGTTTTCTCATCGAACCGCAACCGCATATTAGACCTGTATGGCGACGGAAAAAGCGATCTGGGTAACCGGTGGTTTATTGGTTCGCCAATCGGCGTTGTCTATGATTATCAGATGACGGGCGTGTGGCAGCAGGGCGAAGATGCTTCTTCGCAGGACCCCGGCGCGAAAGCCGGTGACCTGAAATTTGCTGATACCAACGGCGATGGCAAAATTACCGCCGACGACCGGATTATTCTGGGGCAAACGGCTCCTAAATGGCAGGGTGGTCTAACCAATACGTTCCACTTCGGTAATTTCAACCTGAATGTATTTGTCCAGACGGTGCAGGGCATAACCCGTAACAACTCCGACCTAAGCTACGGTGACGAAAGCGGTCGACGCAACACGCCACAGGTTGTTGGGTACTGGACCGCCGAGAACATGAGCCAGACGCGTCCGTCACTGGCGTATAACAACCCACGGGGCTACGGCTACGCATCGAATGCCAGCTTTACCCGCCTTAAGGATGTTACACTCAGCTACGTCTTCGGACAAAAACTGCTCGACCGGCTGGGCCTAGGCAGCGTAACGCTCTACGTCAGTGGTCGGAACCTGTATACGTTCACCAACTGGATTGGCTGGGACCCCGAAGCGGTTCAGCAGCCCCGGGGAACACAGGCTAACAGCAGCGATCCGAACACCAGCTGGACCAACAACTATCCAGTGACGCGCTCGTTCGTGGGAGGCCTTAACATCAGCCTTCGCTAATGAATTCGTACGAGAGGGCTGTTTTACCAGTGGCAATGGCCCTCTCGCTCTATCACCGCACCGGCGATCCGGTCTTTCAACATTTGTTGCGACGCATTTTACCCATGAAAGCATACATCAAACTTGGCGCGCTGGCGTTGCTTGGACTAGCATCGGCCTGTAAAAGCGACTTCCTGGCCGAAAAGCCGTATTCGAGTTACACCCCCGTTACCCTCAACGACTCACTCGGCACCGATGCCTCGTTGGTCGGGCTGTACAACCACGTCAGCACCATTTTTTCCTACGCCGATCAGCAGGGGTGGCCCAGCGTTTGGCAGGTAGGAACCGACGTAGCCAACGCAACGGCCAATCAGCAGGGGATCGAGATCCCGTACTACAATTACGCGCTGTTGACGCCAACCGATGGAGCGGCTTCCTTTACCTGGAATCGTAACTACATCTTGGTTAACCTGACCAACATCATCATCAACAGCATGGATTCTCCCACCATGACCAGTCTAAGCACGGGCGGCAAAGCACGGGCCAGCGCCGAAGCTCGCTTCTTCCGGGCCTACGCTTACAACAACCTGGCGACCTGCTTTGGCGGTGTACCCATTCTGACGCAGGCGTTGACCGGTCCCAAAACGGATTTTGTGCGGGCTACGCTGGACGAGGTAAACAAACTAATCGTTGACGATCTGACGTATGCCGTGGCGAATTTGCCTGATATCGAGAGCGTCCGGGCCAATGCGGGAGGAGCCAAGCTGTATGGTCGAGCCAACAAGTTTATGGCCATGCAATTACTGGGCGAAGCGTATCTACGCATGGGTAAACCTGAACTGGCTGAACCTCAGCTACAGGGTATCATCAGCAGCGGGCGGTTCAGCCTGATCAAACGGCGGTATGGCGTTGGCACCAGCCAGCCCGGCGACTTCTACCACGATATGTTTATCTACGGTAACCAACGCCGGTCGCAGGGTAACACCGAAGCCATCTGGGTACTGGAACAGGAGAATCCCAGCGTCGTAGTAGGAGGGATCACCAACAACCCGCAGCAGCGTCGTGTCTGGGGACCCGCTTATTACAACATTGTTGGTATGTCCTTGTCAGATTCGACGGGCGGGCGCGGTATCGGGCGGTTGCGGCTCAGCAACTGGGTGCTATACGGACTGTACGGATCGGGCGATGTTCGCAATTCGCAGTATAACATCCGTCGTCGGTTTATCTACAACGACCCCAGCAAAACGGCTACGTTTGGTAAAGTGGTGCCGTACACGGGCACGGATACGCTGTTCAGCATTGCCCCGCACACAACCAAGTGGTATCAGTACAACCCCACCGATGCGTTTGGCTTTGCGATGATTAAAGATTTTATGCTGATGCGATTGGGCGAAACCTACCTATTGCTGGCCGAAGCGCAGTTTAAGCAGGGAAAACTAGCCGATGCCGCCAACAGCATCAACGTACTGCGTCAACGGGCCTTTTCCAGTTACCCAGCCACCGGACAGGTATCGTCGTCTGACATTACGATGGACTTTATTCTGGACGAACGCGTCCGTGAACTGATCGGAGAAGAAAACCGGCGGATGACCCTGATGCGGACCAAAACGCTGGTCGATCGGGCAACGCGGCTCAACAGCAACAGTGCCGTCAACCCGATTCGGGGTCTGACGACCACGCACCTGCTAATGCCAATACCGCTAGGCGAGATTCAGCTTAACAAGGACGCCGTGCTGGCGCAAAATCCAGGTTATTAGATACTGACGCGGATAAGCTAACGCACAGAAGCCATACGGATTGATGGCTTTTGCGCGTTGGTCCCGTAGTTAAACCACACAACGACATTTGTTATGTCTGTCCATCCGTTTATCCGCCAAACCCGGTACTGGCTTTTGCTCGGCACCACGCTGCTAGCCTGTAGGGGTAGCGGCCAACCGGCTGCTCCTTCCTCGGATTCGCCTGCGCTGCCGGGGTGGCGTCTGGTCTGGGCAGATGAGTTTACTACCGATGGAGCCCCCGACCCGAAAAACTGGACTTTTGAGCAGGGATTCGTTCGAAACCACGAGCTACAGTGGTATCAGTCCGACAACGCTCGTTGCCAGAACGGTATGCTGGTGATCGAGGCCCGACGCGAACAGCGGCCCAATCCGACTTACAAAGCGGGTAGCAGCGACTGGAAAACAAGCCGCCCCATCATCGAATACACAGCGGCCAGCCTGAACACGCGTGGGCTTCATCAGTGGCAGTATGGCCGGTTCGAAATGCGGGGACGTATCGACACCCGTGCGGGACTATGGCCCGCCTTCTGGACGCTAGGTACAGTGGGCGAGTGGCCCAACAACGGCGAAATCGACATCATGGAGTACTACCGGGGTATGCTGCTGGCGAACGTAGCCTGGGGAACTGACAAGCAGTGGACAGCGAATTGGCGGAGTACGAAAAAGGCCATGTCTAGTTTCAGCGGCCCAAACTGGGCCGATCAGTTCCACGTCTGGCGCATGGATTGGGACAAAACGGCTATCAAACTCTACGTTGACGACCTGTTGCTCAACGAAGTAAACCTAACGGACACCGTTAACAGCGACGGTAAAAATCCGTTTCATCAGCCGCACTACGTGTTGTTGAATCTGGCGTTGGGTGGCGACAACGGCGGAGACCCCGGACCGACGACTTTTCCGGCCCGGTTTGAAGTCGATTACGTACGGATTTATCAAAAATAGCGGAGCAACGGCGACCGTACTTACCTTGTAACCTTCTCATTCTTATGTTTTTACGTTTTTTAACGGTTGTTTCTATGTTTTGCCTGACCGGATCGATGGCAACGCAGGCCCAAAACAAACCGCAGCATCAAACTAAATTTAAGCCCGGTGCCGTCTGGTACGACGACAAAGGCGAGGTCATCAACGCCCACGGTGGAGGACTGCTGTACGACAAAGGCACCTACTACTGGTTTGGCGAAAGACGCGGCAAATCAGCCTCCGAGGGAGTCAATGTGTATTCGTCGAAAGATCTTTATAATTGGAAAATGGAAGGGCTGGCCCTGGCTAAATCCACCGATACGACCAGTGAGATTGCTACCCACGGCCTGATGGAACGCCCCAAGGTGATCTACAACCCCCGCACGAAGCAGTACGTCATGTGGTTTCACCTCGAACTGCCGGGTCAGGGTTACAAGGCCGCTCGCGCCGGGGTCGCCGTCAGTAAAAACGTTACCGGTCCGTACACCTACGTAAAAAGTTTTCGTCCCAATGGCCATATGTCACGCGACATGACCCTGTACGTTGACGACGATGGTTCGGCTTACGAGATTTATGCCGCCCGCGAAAATTACGATTTGCGCATTGTAAAGCTGACCGATGATTACCTGTCTGCCACCACACAAGACACGCTGCTGTTCAGCAATCACCGCGAAGCGCCCGCCGTTTTCAAAAAAGACGGAAAATACTTTTTGATTACCAGCGGATGCACGGGCTGGGCGGCCAACCGGGCTAGTCTGCACATGGCCAACTCGCTGTTTGGGCCGTGGCAACCCGTAGGCGATCCAATGAAAGGACCGATGGCCGATATCACCTTCGATGGTCAGTCAACGTACATTCAGCCGGTGCAAGGCAAGAAAAATGCGTTCATCTTTATTGCCGACCGCTGGAACCCTAAAGACCTCAAAGACAGTCGCTACCTGTGGCTTCCCATATCATTTATTGCTAATCAGCCGGTGGTGCAGTGGACCGACGCCTGGACGCTGGACACCTGGAAAAACTAACCCATGCGTGCCGGAGACTCCTGGTAAAACCATTTGATTGCTGGCGCGTTTAGGAGAAATGCATAGAAAACTACGTTTTCCGAAGGCATTTTTCGTTGGGCTTTGTACGGTTCTGTTGTGCTTGAGTGGCTTTTCTCTCCGGGCTCAACTGCGGCTTGACCTGGAATCGGGGCTGGTCGTAGGAAGCAACTACAACGAGGTCAGGATACCCAATCAGGGTGGTACGCTCGTCAATCTGAATAACAATTTAAGCGCGAAGCCAACAGTTTTTTACCGTGTTCGGCTGGGTTATACAATCGCGAATCGTCACACGGTATCGCTTTTGTACGCTCCGCTGACGGTGCGGTACACCGGCGCATTCGGCCAGAATGTCAACTTCAACAACCAACTTTTCGCGGCCAATCGACCAGCCACCGTTGACTACACATTCAACTCGTATCGGCTGACGTACCGGTATGATTTTGTTGCCAGCAAGCAATGGCAGGTAGGTCTGGGTTTGACCGCCAAAATTCGGGATGCCAACGTCCGGTTTTCTGACGAGTCAGTCAGCACACACTTCGACAATCTGGGGGTTGTACCGCTCACTAATTTCCGCGTTGCTTACAAACCCGGTGACCATTGGGGTGTGCTGCTGGAGGGCGATGCGCTGGGTTCACGTTTTGGTCGTGCCGAAGACATCTTTCTGGGCGGTACGTATTCCCTGAGCCCGGCAATCGGCTTAAAAGCGGGTTACCGGGTCGTAGAAGGGGGCG from Spirosoma oryzicola encodes the following:
- a CDS encoding SusC/RagA family TonB-linked outer membrane protein, with amino-acid sequence MKHKWLLFYGAILAAQGLMAQSVSPANAPLYASAWTSHTDGHLSAIVTITGTVTDEKGGALPGATVTLKGSSIGTNTDGNGAYTIRIPDGTKDPVLVFSFIGYQSSEVAIGRQTTVNVQLQGDAKSLNEVVVVGYGTQKRSDITGAVASVPKGRLSQLPVTNVLQSIQGAVAGLNISQSSSVPGTAPSVTVRGQNSINANSGPFVVVDGIPISKTGGSLADINPNDIESIEILKDASAVAIYGTNGANGVILVTTKRGTTGKPTIRYSNYVGVENFSNVLTPRTGPEYAQKYADWLSQTNQKQVNPVPNFGELPNYNAGITTDWFKEATQTGVLQDHNLSISGGTDKVRYFISGEFLDQKGVIKGYQYKRASFRSNLDVNLTDYLSVGTSLFIANNNRDGGRSNFLFATAMSPYGQLYNTNGTYAIYPMYPELLYTNPMLGLVTQRVDRNTNLNGNGYLELKLPGKLTGLKYRLNMGYSFIPSRTGSYVGRAANDLLGTANTFYSETNSYTIENILSYAKDWDKHHFDFTGLYSAQQRRYSESRANAVGFVNDELGFDNLGAGATQTSGSYADQYRLNSQMGRINYNYDSRYLLTVTARRDGSSVFGANTSKFGLFPSVALGWNISNEGFMKNMRGISNLKLRFSYGKAGNEAISVYRTITTSNTVRSPFNGVSTIGAVAGNLGNANLQWETTLSRNLGIDFGFINNRINGSIDVYQNNTEGLLLLRSLPIITGYQNVFDNLGETSNKGIELTLNTRNLVKGPLKWESTVVFSSNRNRILDLYGDGKSDLGNRWFIGSPIGVVYDYQMTGVWQQGEDASSQDPGAKAGDLKFADTNGDGKITADDRIILGQTAPKWQGGLTNTFHFGNFNLNVFVQTVQGITRNNSDLSYGDESGRRNTPQVVGYWTAENMSQTRPSLAYNNPRGYGYASNASFTRLKDVTLSYVFGQKLLDRLGLGSVTLYVSGRNLYTFTNWIGWDPEAVQQPRGTQANSSDPNTSWTNNYPVTRSFVGGLNISLR
- a CDS encoding RagB/SusD family nutrient uptake outer membrane protein → MKAYIKLGALALLGLASACKSDFLAEKPYSSYTPVTLNDSLGTDASLVGLYNHVSTIFSYADQQGWPSVWQVGTDVANATANQQGIEIPYYNYALLTPTDGAASFTWNRNYILVNLTNIIINSMDSPTMTSLSTGGKARASAEARFFRAYAYNNLATCFGGVPILTQALTGPKTDFVRATLDEVNKLIVDDLTYAVANLPDIESVRANAGGAKLYGRANKFMAMQLLGEAYLRMGKPELAEPQLQGIISSGRFSLIKRRYGVGTSQPGDFYHDMFIYGNQRRSQGNTEAIWVLEQENPSVVVGGITNNPQQRRVWGPAYYNIVGMSLSDSTGGRGIGRLRLSNWVLYGLYGSGDVRNSQYNIRRRFIYNDPSKTATFGKVVPYTGTDTLFSIAPHTTKWYQYNPTDAFGFAMIKDFMLMRLGETYLLLAEAQFKQGKLADAANSINVLRQRAFSSYPATGQVSSSDITMDFILDERVRELIGEENRRMTLMRTKTLVDRATRLNSNSAVNPIRGLTTTHLLMPIPLGEIQLNKDAVLAQNPGY
- a CDS encoding glycoside hydrolase family 16 protein — protein: MSVHPFIRQTRYWLLLGTTLLACRGSGQPAAPSSDSPALPGWRLVWADEFTTDGAPDPKNWTFEQGFVRNHELQWYQSDNARCQNGMLVIEARREQRPNPTYKAGSSDWKTSRPIIEYTAASLNTRGLHQWQYGRFEMRGRIDTRAGLWPAFWTLGTVGEWPNNGEIDIMEYYRGMLLANVAWGTDKQWTANWRSTKKAMSSFSGPNWADQFHVWRMDWDKTAIKLYVDDLLLNEVNLTDTVNSDGKNPFHQPHYVLLNLALGGDNGGDPGPTTFPARFEVDYVRIYQK
- a CDS encoding glycoside hydrolase family 43 protein → MFLRFLTVVSMFCLTGSMATQAQNKPQHQTKFKPGAVWYDDKGEVINAHGGGLLYDKGTYYWFGERRGKSASEGVNVYSSKDLYNWKMEGLALAKSTDTTSEIATHGLMERPKVIYNPRTKQYVMWFHLELPGQGYKAARAGVAVSKNVTGPYTYVKSFRPNGHMSRDMTLYVDDDGSAYEIYAARENYDLRIVKLTDDYLSATTQDTLLFSNHREAPAVFKKDGKYFLITSGCTGWAANRASLHMANSLFGPWQPVGDPMKGPMADITFDGQSTYIQPVQGKKNAFIFIADRWNPKDLKDSRYLWLPISFIANQPVVQWTDAWTLDTWKN